A part of Nocardioides sp. WS12 genomic DNA contains:
- a CDS encoding VOC family protein codes for MPEGLIRPTELRARFARSLSTLYGSEVPAYNTLVEVSEAVNADVLAALGPEAERLGSIGRVTAERHGAIRVGTPEELAQVGRIFGACGMYPVGFYDLREANPPIPVVSTAFRPTDGAELAANPFRVFTSLLVSDDRRFFDASTQAQLEEFLGARRLFPDELLDLADLAEKGGGLEPVDADRFLELATASFALSPEPVDRSWYDHLEAISSVAADIGGVASTHINHLTPRVLDIDDLYRRMTDRGIVMIDRIQGPPLATKPAVLLRQTSFRALAEPRTFREADGSVAAGALSVRFGEVEARGVALTPAGRALYDDQGLAAFPDTEQGLHAAGLAYYRRDPGGSDTGLQPIVYEDFLPKSAAGIFASNLTSDGSMDAAQRASVRDAASLQEALGRPLHDPYDLYAAQI; via the coding sequence ATGCCTGAGGGTCTGATCAGGCCGACCGAGCTCCGCGCCCGGTTCGCCCGCTCCCTGTCGACGCTCTACGGCTCGGAGGTCCCGGCCTACAACACGCTGGTCGAGGTCTCCGAGGCCGTGAACGCCGACGTACTGGCGGCTCTCGGGCCCGAGGCCGAGCGACTGGGTTCGATCGGACGCGTGACCGCCGAGCGGCACGGCGCGATCCGGGTCGGGACGCCCGAGGAGCTCGCGCAGGTGGGCCGGATCTTCGGTGCGTGCGGGATGTACCCGGTCGGATTCTACGACCTGCGCGAGGCGAACCCGCCGATCCCGGTGGTCTCGACGGCGTTCCGTCCGACCGACGGGGCCGAGCTGGCGGCGAACCCGTTCCGGGTCTTCACGTCCCTACTGGTGTCGGACGACCGGCGCTTCTTCGACGCCTCGACGCAGGCTCAGTTGGAGGAGTTCCTCGGTGCCCGGCGACTGTTCCCCGACGAACTGCTCGACCTCGCCGACCTCGCGGAGAAGGGCGGCGGCCTGGAACCCGTCGATGCGGACCGATTCCTCGAACTGGCCACTGCGTCCTTCGCGTTGTCGCCCGAGCCGGTGGACCGGTCCTGGTACGACCATCTCGAAGCAATCTCGTCGGTGGCCGCCGACATCGGTGGCGTGGCGTCGACCCACATCAACCACCTCACCCCGCGGGTGCTCGACATCGACGACCTGTACCGACGGATGACCGACCGCGGGATCGTGATGATCGACCGGATCCAGGGCCCGCCGCTCGCCACGAAGCCTGCGGTGCTGCTGCGGCAGACGTCGTTCCGCGCGCTCGCCGAGCCGCGGACGTTCCGCGAGGCCGACGGATCAGTGGCGGCGGGAGCGTTGAGTGTCCGGTTCGGCGAGGTCGAGGCCCGCGGCGTCGCCCTCACCCCCGCCGGTCGTGCCTTGTACGACGACCAGGGGCTGGCCGCGTTCCCCGACACCGAGCAGGGTCTCCACGCAGCAGGACTGGCCTACTACCGGCGGGACCCCGGCGGCTCAGACACAGGGCTCCAGCCGATCGTCTACGAAGACTTCCTCCCGAAGTCAGCGGCCGGCATCTTCGCCTCGAACCTCACGTCCGACGGCAGCATGGATGCAGCGCAGCGCGCGTCCGTGCGCGACGCGGCCTCGCTGCAGGAAGCCCTCGGCCGTCCGCTCCACGACCCGTACGACCTGTATGCAGCGCAGATCTGA
- a CDS encoding aldehyde dehydrogenase family protein: MSTPIDLAARSREILAALGAGDPFTVDGALVSRTPIDGSELGRLPAHSASDVTAAVTAAQAAFEDWRSVPGPVRGQLVRELGNLLREHKDLLGELVSIEAGKIRSEGLGEVQEMIDICEFAVGLSRQLHGLTIASERPGHRMMEQWHPLGVIGVISAFNFPVAVWSWNAALAFVAGDAVVWKPSEKTLLTALACQALASEAARRVGAPQGLSQLVLGESAVGEVLVDDPRVPLVSATGSTRMGKLVAPRVAARLGRCLLELGGNNAAVVAPSADLDLAVRGIVFSAVGTAGQRCTSLRRVIVHESIHDELVDRLSKAYGTLSIGSPLDGSTLVGPLVDAAATDGFLAAVEQAQADGGRLVTGGGRADGVQGGQYVVPAIVDMPAQTDIVKTETFAPLLYVLKYADLDEAIALHNEVAQGLSSAIFTLDVREAETFTSAVGSDCGIANVNIGTSGAEIGGAFGGEKETGGGRESGSDAWKAYMRRSTNTINYSTELPLAQGVEFG, from the coding sequence ATGAGCACCCCCATTGATCTGGCAGCCCGTTCGCGGGAGATCCTCGCGGCGCTGGGCGCCGGCGACCCCTTCACTGTCGACGGCGCGCTCGTCTCTCGGACCCCCATCGACGGGTCGGAGCTCGGGCGCCTCCCTGCGCACAGTGCTTCCGACGTCACCGCTGCGGTGACCGCTGCCCAGGCGGCCTTCGAGGACTGGCGCTCGGTGCCCGGTCCGGTGCGCGGCCAACTGGTCCGCGAGCTCGGCAACCTGTTGCGCGAGCACAAGGACCTGCTGGGAGAACTGGTCTCGATCGAGGCCGGCAAGATCCGCTCCGAGGGCCTCGGCGAGGTCCAGGAGATGATCGACATCTGCGAGTTCGCGGTCGGTCTCTCCCGCCAGCTGCACGGCCTGACCATCGCCTCCGAGCGACCGGGCCACCGGATGATGGAGCAATGGCACCCGCTGGGCGTCATCGGCGTCATCAGCGCCTTCAACTTCCCCGTGGCCGTCTGGTCCTGGAATGCCGCCCTCGCGTTCGTCGCGGGTGACGCCGTGGTCTGGAAGCCGTCGGAGAAGACCTTGCTGACCGCGCTCGCGTGTCAGGCCCTGGCTTCCGAGGCTGCCCGCCGAGTGGGGGCGCCGCAGGGGCTCAGCCAGCTGGTCCTGGGCGAGAGTGCGGTCGGCGAGGTGCTGGTCGACGACCCGCGCGTCCCGCTGGTCTCGGCCACCGGCTCCACCCGGATGGGCAAGCTCGTCGCGCCGCGGGTCGCCGCGCGGCTGGGCCGTTGCCTCCTCGAGCTGGGCGGCAACAACGCGGCCGTCGTGGCTCCGTCCGCCGATCTGGACCTCGCGGTCCGCGGCATCGTGTTCTCCGCTGTCGGCACCGCCGGCCAGCGGTGTACGTCGCTGCGCCGCGTCATCGTGCACGAGTCGATTCATGACGAGCTCGTCGACCGGCTCTCCAAGGCCTACGGCACGTTGTCGATCGGTTCGCCGCTCGACGGGTCGACCCTGGTCGGCCCGCTCGTCGATGCCGCCGCGACCGACGGTTTCCTCGCTGCGGTCGAGCAGGCACAAGCCGACGGTGGCCGCCTGGTCACCGGCGGCGGCCGAGCCGATGGCGTGCAGGGTGGTCAGTACGTCGTACCCGCGATCGTGGACATGCCGGCCCAGACCGACATCGTGAAGACCGAGACCTTCGCTCCCCTGCTCTACGTGCTGAAGTACGCCGACCTCGACGAGGCGATCGCGCTGCACAACGAGGTGGCGCAGGGCCTGTCGTCGGCGATCTTCACGCTCGACGTCCGCGAGGCCGAGACGTTCACGTCGGCGGTCGGCTCGGACTGCGGTATCGCCAACGTCAACATCGGCACCTCGGGCGCCGAGATCGGTGGCGCGTTCGGTGGCGAGAAGGAGACGGGCGGCGGACGCGAGTCCGGTTCGGACGCGTGGAAGGCCTACATGCGCCGTTCCACGAACACGATCAACTACTCGACCGAGCTGCCCCTCGCCCAGGGCGTCGAGTTCGGCTGA
- a CDS encoding saccharopine dehydrogenase C-terminal domain-containing protein gives MTAAQEKRSINQVGVIGLGKVGELVAGLLTDAGFKVSGYDATPHPGLRFETAELDVTDAHALQEALRGVDAVVSCLPYDRNIEVAEAAAAVGCHYFDLTEDVPTTQRVIELAGQTPGVAFVPQCGLAPGLIGIVGASLAKGFSEIRSIELKVGALPQNPTGLLGYAFNWSAEGVVNEYLNDCEVLRSGRRQMVPAMEEKERVVIGGIELEAALTSGGLGTMCQSYEGRVNRLDYKTLRYPGHFDQMHFLFDELGLRDCREEVGRILVKAKPPVNDDIVYLHAAVEGIKDGQPFRENHVRGYLPLEIDGRMWRAISWTTASSAVAVLELVAEGKLPQEGFVRQEDITLEDLHSTHAGRRFRDYGKISA, from the coding sequence GTGACCGCGGCCCAAGAAAAGCGCAGCATCAACCAGGTCGGCGTGATCGGCCTGGGCAAGGTCGGCGAACTGGTGGCAGGACTGCTCACCGACGCCGGTTTCAAGGTCAGCGGGTACGACGCAACTCCGCACCCCGGCCTGCGGTTCGAGACCGCTGAGCTCGACGTGACCGACGCCCACGCGTTGCAGGAAGCCCTGCGCGGCGTCGACGCCGTCGTCTCGTGCCTGCCGTACGACCGCAACATCGAGGTCGCCGAAGCGGCTGCCGCCGTGGGTTGTCACTACTTCGATCTGACCGAGGACGTGCCCACCACGCAGCGCGTGATCGAGCTCGCCGGGCAGACGCCGGGCGTCGCGTTCGTGCCGCAGTGCGGCCTCGCGCCGGGCCTGATCGGCATCGTGGGCGCTTCGCTCGCCAAGGGCTTCTCGGAGATCCGCTCCATCGAGCTCAAGGTCGGCGCACTCCCCCAGAACCCCACCGGGCTGCTGGGCTACGCGTTCAACTGGTCGGCCGAGGGTGTCGTCAACGAGTACCTCAACGACTGCGAGGTACTCCGCTCCGGTCGTCGCCAGATGGTGCCGGCGATGGAGGAGAAGGAACGCGTCGTCATCGGCGGCATCGAGCTCGAGGCCGCCCTCACCTCCGGTGGTCTCGGCACCATGTGCCAGAGCTACGAAGGCCGCGTCAACCGCCTCGACTACAAAACGCTGCGCTACCCCGGTCACTTCGACCAGATGCACTTCCTGTTCGACGAGCTCGGCCTGCGTGACTGCCGCGAAGAGGTCGGCCGGATCCTGGTCAAGGCCAAGCCGCCGGTCAATGACGACATCGTCTACCTCCACGCCGCCGTCGAGGGCATCAAGGACGGCCAGCCGTTCCGCGAGAACCACGTGCGCGGCTACCTGCCCCTCGAGATCGACGGGCGCATGTGGCGCGCGATCTCGTGGACCACGGCCTCCTCAGCCGTCGCCGTCCTCGAGCTCGTCGCCGAGGGCAAGCTGCCGCAGGAGGGCTTCGTGCGGCAAGAAGACATCACTCTCGAGGACCTGCACTCCACACACGCGGGTCGTCGCTTCAGGGACTACGGAAAGATCTCGGCATGA
- the rocD gene encoding ornithine--oxo-acid transaminase, with the protein MSITTDRSVVAPRRTAAEVVRAEARTAHNYHPLPVVLSHAEGAWLTDVDGRRFLDLLAGYSALNFGHSHPRLLSAAHAQLDRLTLTSRAFVHDRFADFCAALGDLCGKDMVLPMNTGAEAVETAIKVSRKWGYDVKGVAADQARIIVAAGNFHGRTTTIVGFSDDPDARDGFGPFTPGFDMVPYGDLAAIEGAITPNTVAVLIEPIQGEGGVIIPPAGFLVGLRELCTRENVLFVADEIQAGLGRTGRTFACDHDGVVPDLYVLGKALGGGIVPVSAVVGNSDVLGVLHPGQHGSTFGGNPLACAVGLEVVSMLASGEHQTRADQLGVVLTERLQAMVGNGVVGFRTRGLWAGVDIDPSLGTGREVCERLMAHGVLAKDTHGSTIRLAPPLVVSTDDLNWGMDQLEGSLR; encoded by the coding sequence ATGAGCATCACCACTGATCGCAGCGTCGTGGCGCCCCGGCGAACCGCTGCTGAAGTGGTCCGTGCCGAGGCCCGGACCGCGCACAACTACCACCCGCTGCCCGTCGTGCTCAGTCACGCCGAGGGCGCCTGGCTGACCGACGTCGACGGTCGCCGGTTCCTCGACCTGCTCGCGGGCTACTCCGCGCTGAACTTCGGCCACAGTCACCCGCGTCTGCTGTCCGCCGCGCACGCACAACTCGACCGGCTCACCCTGACCAGCCGCGCGTTCGTCCACGACCGGTTCGCCGACTTCTGCGCCGCCCTCGGCGACCTGTGCGGCAAGGACATGGTGCTGCCGATGAACACCGGCGCCGAAGCCGTCGAGACCGCGATCAAGGTCTCGCGCAAGTGGGGGTACGACGTCAAGGGCGTCGCCGCCGACCAGGCCCGGATCATCGTGGCCGCCGGCAACTTCCACGGCCGCACCACCACGATCGTCGGCTTCTCCGACGACCCCGACGCCCGCGACGGCTTCGGGCCGTTCACCCCCGGCTTCGACATGGTTCCGTACGGCGACCTGGCGGCCATCGAGGGAGCGATCACGCCGAACACCGTGGCCGTGCTCATCGAGCCGATCCAGGGCGAGGGCGGCGTGATCATCCCGCCCGCCGGCTTCCTCGTCGGGCTCCGGGAACTGTGCACCCGCGAGAACGTCCTCTTCGTCGCCGACGAGATCCAGGCTGGGCTCGGCCGCACCGGCCGCACGTTCGCCTGCGACCACGACGGTGTCGTGCCGGATCTCTACGTCCTCGGCAAGGCGCTCGGCGGCGGCATCGTCCCCGTCTCCGCGGTCGTCGGCAACAGCGACGTGCTGGGCGTGCTGCACCCGGGACAGCACGGCTCCACGTTCGGCGGCAACCCGCTCGCCTGCGCGGTCGGCCTGGAAGTCGTGTCGATGCTGGCGTCCGGCGAGCACCAGACGCGCGCCGACCAGCTCGGCGTCGTACTCACGGAGCGGCTGCAGGCGATGGTCGGCAACGGCGTCGTCGGTTTCCGCACCCGCGGCCTCTGGGCCGGCGTCGACATCGACCCGTCCCTCGGGACGGGTCGCGAGGTCTGCGAGCGACTGATGGCGCACGGCGTCCTCGCCAAGGACACGCACGGCTCGACCATCCGGCTCGCGCCGCCTCTCGTCGTATCGACCGACGACCTCAACTGGGGAATGGACCAACTCGAAGGGAGCCTGCGGTGA
- the hrpA gene encoding ATP-dependent RNA helicase HrpA, whose translation MDITYPPDLPVSARREDIAAAIRDHQVVIIAGETGSGKTTQLPKICLELGRGLPGDDGRPRMIGHTQPRRIAARSVAERISDELGVELGDLVGYQVRFTDKTSKASRIKLMTDGILLAELQRDRTLRRYDTIIIDEAHERSLNIDFLLGYLKQLLPKRPDLKLIITSATIDVDRFAAHFDAPVIEVSGRTYPVEVRYRPLIEESGEDEDAERFARDPTEAIVDAVKELSREGPGDILVFLPGEREIRDTAEALADFDKLNQHAPQRGVDVLPLYSRLSAAEQHRVFAPANGSRRRVVLATNVAETSLTVPGIRYVIDTGVARISRYSVRTKVQRLPIEPISQASANQRSGRCGRVAAGIAIRLYAEEDFDARPEFTDPEIIRTNLASVILQMTSLGLGDIARFPFVEPPDKRNIQAGVQLLEELGAIQGGRVAGEERAGVSRPGELTKIGRRLARLPIDPRLGRMLLEAERLGCVGDVLVIVAALSLQDPRERPGVDRPKEQAQADQFHARFKAEGSDFLTLLNLWRHVREQQKELSGSAFRRMCKREFLNYLRVREWQEFVSQLRQVAKEIGVRTEVAAGTGVPDADGIHQALLSGLLSHVGLLEEREKPAPGSRQAKEGRRPGPREYLGARGAKFAIFPGSGLARKNPQFLMAGELVETGRLWARQNAEIKPEWAERLGDHLVKRTYSEPHWSRKRQSVMARERVTLYGVPLVADRAVTYGRIDAALSRELFIRHALVYGEWDTRHRFFQHNRKLLAEAEELEHRARRRDLVVDEHTLFDFYDARVGEGVVSGAHFDRWWRDARKANQDLLTFDPAMLTHDTADEVREADYPEEWSLAGGLTFPISYHFEPGAKDDGLTIDIPVSTLNRVDDEDFSWIVPGLREELVTELIRSLPKALRVNFVPAPNTAREFLAAVPAGEEPLLVALERHLRSTTGVYVPRDAWNLSGLGAHLTPTYRVVDETGRVQGRGKSLTELKAPLQPQFEKAMAAVASDSGVARTGEKTWLFDEIPATATWTRAGHDVEAYPGLVDEGATVGLQVFGSADERDARHRLGVIRLVLLDLGSKPLAGIVDGFTNVEKLGLAGTPYSGVPALLADCLRAVVVDAVDAASPVRTLAEYDAVLAPLRTTAAPAVRQVLAELLRVLETWREVERLLSGRADMLMLPALTDLKAQLGRLVHDGFVGEAGAARLRRYRPWLGAMRERRQALDTGGPVALGRDRQRLDLVQPLQEAWLARVAALPEGRPAGAGLRAIGWMLEEYRVSLWAQHLGTDGPVSDVRLRKAFDAL comes from the coding sequence GTGGACATCACCTACCCGCCCGACCTGCCGGTCAGCGCCCGTCGCGAGGACATCGCTGCGGCGATCCGGGACCACCAGGTCGTGATCATCGCCGGCGAGACCGGCTCGGGAAAGACGACCCAGCTGCCGAAGATCTGCCTCGAGCTGGGGCGCGGTCTGCCGGGGGACGACGGCCGGCCGCGGATGATCGGCCACACGCAGCCGCGCCGGATCGCGGCCCGCTCGGTGGCCGAGCGGATCTCCGACGAACTCGGCGTCGAACTCGGTGACCTCGTCGGCTACCAGGTGCGGTTCACCGACAAGACGTCGAAGGCCAGCCGGATCAAGCTGATGACCGACGGCATCCTGCTGGCCGAACTCCAGCGGGACCGGACCCTGCGCCGCTACGACACGATCATCATCGACGAGGCGCACGAGCGCAGCCTCAACATCGACTTCCTGCTCGGGTACCTCAAGCAGTTGCTGCCGAAGCGCCCGGACCTGAAGCTGATCATCACCTCCGCGACCATCGACGTCGACCGCTTCGCCGCGCACTTCGACGCACCCGTCATCGAGGTCTCGGGTCGCACCTACCCGGTCGAGGTCCGCTACCGGCCGCTCATCGAGGAGTCCGGAGAGGACGAGGACGCCGAGCGGTTCGCCCGCGACCCCACCGAGGCGATCGTCGACGCGGTGAAGGAGCTCTCCAGGGAGGGCCCGGGCGACATCCTCGTGTTCCTTCCCGGCGAACGCGAGATCCGCGACACCGCCGAAGCGCTGGCGGATTTCGACAAGCTCAATCAACATGCGCCTCAGCGCGGGGTCGACGTACTCCCGCTCTATTCGCGGTTGTCGGCGGCTGAGCAGCATCGCGTGTTCGCGCCCGCCAACGGTTCGCGCCGTCGCGTGGTCCTGGCGACCAACGTTGCCGAGACGTCGCTGACCGTGCCGGGCATCCGCTACGTCATCGACACGGGCGTCGCCCGGATCTCGCGCTACTCCGTGCGCACCAAGGTGCAGCGACTGCCGATCGAACCGATCAGCCAGGCCTCCGCCAACCAGCGCTCCGGTCGCTGCGGCCGGGTCGCCGCCGGCATCGCGATCCGGTTGTACGCCGAAGAGGACTTCGACGCGCGCCCGGAGTTCACCGACCCCGAGATCATCCGGACCAACCTCGCGTCCGTCATCCTCCAGATGACGTCGCTCGGACTCGGCGACATCGCGCGGTTCCCGTTCGTCGAACCGCCGGACAAGCGCAACATCCAGGCGGGCGTGCAGTTGCTCGAGGAACTGGGTGCCATCCAGGGTGGTCGAGTAGCCGGCGAGGAACGAGCCGGCGTATCGAGACCTGGCGAGCTGACCAAGATTGGCCGCCGCCTCGCGCGACTCCCGATCGATCCCCGGCTGGGCCGGATGCTCCTGGAGGCCGAACGCCTCGGTTGCGTCGGCGACGTCCTTGTCATCGTGGCTGCCCTGTCGCTGCAGGACCCGCGCGAACGTCCCGGCGTCGACCGCCCGAAGGAACAGGCGCAGGCTGACCAGTTCCATGCCCGTTTCAAGGCCGAGGGGTCGGACTTCCTCACCCTGCTCAACCTGTGGCGCCACGTGCGCGAACAGCAGAAGGAACTCTCCGGCAGCGCCTTCCGCCGGATGTGCAAACGGGAGTTCCTCAACTACCTGCGGGTGCGGGAGTGGCAGGAGTTCGTCAGCCAGTTGCGGCAGGTGGCCAAGGAGATCGGCGTACGCACCGAGGTCGCGGCCGGCACGGGCGTACCCGACGCCGACGGCATCCACCAGGCACTCCTGTCGGGACTGCTCTCGCACGTCGGCCTGCTCGAGGAGCGGGAGAAGCCGGCTCCCGGCTCCCGTCAGGCGAAGGAGGGCCGTCGCCCCGGACCGCGCGAGTACCTCGGCGCCCGCGGAGCGAAGTTCGCGATCTTCCCCGGCAGCGGCCTGGCCAGGAAGAACCCCCAGTTCCTGATGGCCGGCGAACTCGTCGAGACCGGGCGCCTGTGGGCCCGGCAGAACGCCGAGATCAAGCCCGAATGGGCGGAGCGACTGGGCGATCACCTGGTCAAGCGGACCTACTCCGAGCCGCACTGGTCGCGCAAGCGGCAGTCCGTGATGGCCCGCGAGCGGGTGACCTTGTACGGCGTCCCGCTGGTCGCGGATCGTGCCGTGACCTACGGACGGATTGATGCGGCACTGTCCCGGGAGCTCTTCATCCGGCATGCGCTCGTCTATGGCGAGTGGGACACCCGGCACCGTTTCTTCCAGCACAACCGCAAGCTCCTTGCCGAGGCCGAGGAACTGGAGCACCGCGCCCGTCGCCGCGACCTGGTGGTCGACGAGCACACGCTCTTCGACTTCTATGACGCCCGTGTGGGCGAGGGTGTGGTCAGCGGAGCCCACTTCGACCGCTGGTGGCGCGACGCCCGCAAGGCCAACCAGGACCTGCTGACGTTCGACCCGGCGATGCTCACCCACGACACCGCAGACGAGGTGCGCGAGGCCGACTACCCCGAGGAATGGTCGCTCGCCGGGGGGCTGACCTTCCCGATCAGCTATCACTTCGAGCCGGGTGCGAAGGACGACGGCCTGACGATCGACATCCCGGTGTCGACGCTGAACCGGGTCGACGACGAGGACTTCTCGTGGATCGTGCCGGGCCTGCGCGAGGAACTGGTCACTGAACTGATCCGCAGCCTGCCCAAGGCGCTGCGGGTGAACTTCGTGCCGGCACCCAACACCGCACGGGAGTTCCTGGCCGCCGTACCCGCGGGGGAGGAGCCGCTGTTGGTGGCCCTCGAGCGGCATCTGCGTTCCACGACCGGCGTCTACGTCCCGCGCGACGCGTGGAACCTCAGCGGCCTGGGTGCTCACCTCACGCCGACGTACCGCGTGGTCGACGAGACCGGCCGCGTGCAGGGTCGCGGGAAGTCGCTGACCGAGCTCAAGGCTCCGTTGCAGCCGCAGTTCGAGAAGGCGATGGCGGCGGTGGCGTCCGATTCCGGTGTGGCCCGGACCGGCGAGAAGACGTGGCTGTTCGACGAGATCCCGGCGACCGCGACGTGGACCCGCGCGGGCCACGACGTCGAGGCCTATCCCGGACTCGTGGACGAGGGGGCAACCGTCGGTCTGCAGGTGTTCGGGTCCGCGGACGAGCGCGACGCCCGGCATCGGCTCGGAGTGATCCGACTGGTCCTCCTGGATCTCGGCAGCAAGCCGCTCGCCGGCATCGTCGACGGCTTCACGAACGTTGAGAAGCTCGGCCTCGCCGGCACCCCCTACTCCGGCGTCCCCGCCTTGCTGGCCGACTGCCTGCGCGCGGTCGTGGTCGACGCGGTCGACGCGGCCAGCCCCGTCCGCACCCTTGCCGAGTACGACGCCGTGCTGGCCCCACTGCGCACCACCGCCGCCCCCGCAGTCCGCCAGGTCCTGGCCGAACTGCTCCGCGTCCTGGAGACGTGGCGCGAGGTCGAGCGGCTCCTCAGCGGTCGCGCCGACATGCTGATGCTCCCGGCCCTCACCGACCTCAAGGCCCAACTCGGCCGACTGGTCCACGACGGCTTCGTCGGCGAGGCGGGCGCCGCCCGACTGCGCCGCTACCGCCCGTGGCTGGGCGCGATGCGCGAGCGCCGGCAGGCACTCGACACCGGTGGACCGGTGGCGCTGGGGCGTGATCGCCAGCGCCTCGATCTGGTCCAGCCGCTGCAGGAGGCGTGGCTGGCGCGGGTCGCCGCGCTGCCCGAGGGTCGGCCGGCGGGCGCCGGTCTGCGCGCCATCGGGTGGATGCTCGAGGAGTACCGCGTGTCCCTGTGGGCCCAGCACCTCGGCACCGACGGACCCGTCTCCGACGTGCGCCTGCGCAAGGCATTCGACGCACTCTGA